A window of Bos mutus isolate GX-2022 chromosome 3, NWIPB_WYAK_1.1, whole genome shotgun sequence genomic DNA:
atctatttctgctttattgactatgccaaagcctttgactgtgtggatcatgataaaccatgggaaattctgaaagagatgagaatgctagaccacctgacctgcctcttgagaaacctatatgcaggtcaggaagcaacagttagaactggacatggaacaacagactgcttccaaataggaaaaggagtatgtcaaggctgtatattgtcatcctgcttatttaacttatatgcagagtacatcatgagaaacgctggactggaagaaacacaagctgggatcaagattgccgggagaaatatcagtaacctcagatatgcagatgacaccacccttatggcagaaagagaagaggaactcaaaaacctcttgatgaaagtgaaagtggagagtgaaaaagttggcttaaagctcaacattcagaaaatgaagatcatggcatccggtcccatcacttcatgggaaatagatggggaaacagtggaaacagtgtcagactttatgtttttgggctcaaaaatcactgcagatggtgactgcagccataaaattaaaaggtacttactccttggaagaaaagttatgaccaacctagatagcatattgaaaagcagagacattactttgccaacaaaggtccgtctagtcaaggctatggtttttccagtggtcgtgtatggatgtgagagttggactgtgaagaaagctgagcgccaaagaattgatgtgtttgaactgtggtgttggagaagactcttgagagtcccttggactgcaaggagatccaatcagtccattctgaaggagatcagccctgggtgttctttggaaggaatgatgctaaagctgaaactccagtactttggccacctcatgcgaagggttgactcactggaaaagactctgatactgagagggattggggacaggaggagaaggggacgacagaggatgagatagctggatggcatcaccaactcgatggacatcaagtttgagtgaactccgggagatggttttggacagggaggcctggcatgctgcgattcatggggtagcagagtcggacataactgagtgactgaactgaactgaattgacttgTTAGGATTGAGATAGGtgtgcagtgaagtgaaagtcactcagtcgtgtcccaacccaggggtcccaacccagggattgaacccaggactcctgcgttgcaggcagattctttaccagctgagctacaaggcaagcccaagaatattagttggtagcctatcccttctccaacaggtcttcctggcccaggaaatCAAcaagggtctcctacattgcaggtggattctttaccaactgagctatcagggaagagaTGGGTGTAGATATTAATAGAATAGAATCTATCTTTTTCCACTAGACACCAATTAGATTTCTTTGCCAATATCTCATCAATGTGTTTCATGTTATAATACAGTTCCAGATTAACCAAGGGGCaggggaagaaataaagaaacttcAAACTGCTAACTCTCACTCTGCATCCATTTCTCTCCCAAAgaataaatatgatataaaattatattaaaagatataacattaaaatatatagtacCCATATACAGACATGGTAATTTAGCAAGGATCAGCAGCTTAATATCAGATATGAACCCATGAGATAAAAAGTTTAATGAAATTTGCTCAAACTGTAAGAACCAGGATAATAATTCATAAGTAAAGTCttaaaattttagaggaaaactGTTAGCACTTGAAGCAATAATAATGCAGCTCAGTGGAATTAGTAATTAAGGCAATTTGTAATACTAAGTAAAACAGTGACAAGTGATGGTTTATCTCTCTTTtatgattttcattatttcagGATCAAGAATATAAACACAGTACTTTTGAATCTAGAGACAATTCTTAATTATATGTAACTGTTCATGAAATTTCTGGATCATCAAGGCCTTTGATTTTCCTTGGTTTAGCTGATTCTCTTTTCACTGCTTAACACTCCCACCAGAAATCTGCATCACATAAATGTCACTGTCTGCAAAGATGGCTCTTGTAAGAGCTGGAgctgggagagaaagggaggaaaggaagatagAGAAATGAATGGCCTGAGAGTGTTGAGAGGATACTAGAGGAAGACAAGAGTGGAAGCAGGAAGACCAGTCAGTAGGTTATTTCAATAATCTAGGCAAGAAGTGATGGAAGCTTAGACCAGGCTGGTAATTAGaagttggcttttaaaaaaagtgGTTGAGTATATTTTGAAGGGATTtgcttggtagctcagttggtaaagaatccacctgcaatgcaggagaccctgcttcagttcctgggttggaaagatgcactggagaagggatgggctacccactgcagtgttcttgggcttcccttgtggctcagctggtaaggaatctgcctgcaatgcaggagacctgggttcaatccctgggttgggaggatcccctggagaaggaaatggtcacccactccaggattctggcttggagaattccatgggtattttgaagatgggagaaagataaaaatcaaaggaTAACTCCAGGGTTTGGGAGCTGACTGGGGAGAAAGATCAGAACtacagttttaaatatataaagcttGAGATATTAGTAAAGTGTTGATTTGGCATTCCCaggccaaaattttttttcaagacaaTTAGTTGCTGGGGCCAGTTGATAAGAGTGACATTGAGGCATACCCCCACCTCTTACTTGGCCTTTTCCTCAACAGCGTATATAATGCAGAACTGCCTCCTAAATATTATCTAAAGTCCAGTCTCAAACCTAATTTCAAAATACACTCTACCCTCCATATTCACAGTTTCATAGTCAGGATTTTCAGTCTTCTCTGGGTTTGGTTGAATCTAAGAATGGGGAATCTGCAATACGGAGGGTCCTCTGGGGTATAGAATTTTATGTAAGGTACTTGAGTATCCATGAATTTGGTATCTACCTGGAGCCAATTCCTCTGCCCTGCTCTGATCACTGCAGGACAACTATGTACCATTGCATTTAAACCTACTTTTGAATCTCGAGAAGTTTAGTGCCACCCTCCTTCTCAGTACATttcactgaaattattttctctttcaattgccacctcttcccttccctcttgggATGATGGTATCACACCACCTTAATGGGAAAGCTAGGGTCATCTGCATTTTTCAGTTTACTATATCACTTTCTCACAATCATTATCTCAACTTTCTCCAGTCTTAAATAATGAGCTTTTTCTTATGCTCTAAGCATAGTTCATCACtcgtgtttatttttctttaatcttatCTGTTTCCTTCACCAAACTCTGAGTTCTTTGCCCAGAAATTGTAGtagttctttataaatatttattgaagtcaggaataaatgaatgaatggtttcaAGCTGCCTGGCTTTTCTGCCTTTCTGGATTTGGGCTCACAGTCCTCTCTCTAGAATATTCTATCTCTCTTGGTCTTAAGACCAAGACTAGATTGATTTTCATTAATGCTTGAGGAATAAGTGTCTCTGTTATTTAGACCCACCTGTATTATTAAGCACCGACTTTTCATACAAATGTTGGTTGGAGACTTACATGATCTTCTATTTGTGACTTCTCCACTTTTGCTGCCTTCATCTCTAAGGGAAAATAATGATAATACCATGTTTTATAGCTTTCAAGCTCTTTTCAAGCATAGTACTGTGTTTTATCCTGACAAGAATGACAGTTGGAAAAGGCATACCTAACCATAGGCATAGCTGAGTTACTCTCTCTCCTTTTATATCCCTTCAatttattcttttggattttcaatCCCAAAGTAGTTTGAAGGAAAAACCATGTCTGTTAAGTTTTGCCATGCTTCCTTTGAGAAGATAACTGCAAAGGGTGATATAGGGTTGCAGATAGGAAGCAGTAATTCTGTACAGTTTTTGAAGAGCTATTGTTTATCAAAGAGCCCTCATGATGTAACAGCTCACGATAAGTCCTCTATAAAGTTTAGTTtccatattttcttaaaaaaatctctcCTTTTTGATCACAGATTAGTTTTTTCCCCCAAGTCATTCTACCCCTCCTTGGGCTCTGTTGctgcagctccagcatcagtGAACCTGCCTAGCTCTCTGTGCCATTTGGCCAAGGACAGCGCTCCTGGGATCAGACCCAGTGGGTGAATCAGTTGTCCCTCTCAGCCACCTGTTTTACAACCTGGGgggataaaaaaacaaaagaaaacaaaaaacaaaactctgtatCTCTGTTTTACTCTGAGTTTGGGAGACTATTTCTGCAATTTTTGTGACATAGCTCTAGGGCCTCAGAGGCTGTAATTTCTCCATTGTAACAACAGAGGGCACCAATGCACCCTCTAAATTTAAGTTTCTCCCAGATCATGTGAGTCACCAGTAGCCTCCAGGACATTAAGATTTCAAACTTTTGGAGGTGACGGTATTCCCTGTCATACCTGGCTCACAACGACTTTCCAAAAAGTATCTGCAGAATGAATCCTGCATCACATTATCCTCCTCCATCTGAGGGGCAGTAACCTTGACAGGAAAAGAAGTGTGATTCAGGTCCTTTAGATACCACAAGGGGACAGAATACATAGAGGAAATATTTAGAGGTAGAGTCAAGAAACAAAGTCATCTGTAGGAACTTTGCAGTCCACTGAGGAGGAGTCATGATGAGAAAGGTTCTAGTGGTCACTCTAAGtgtagaattataaaaataagcaaatcttACTGAGATCCCACCTACTGTGTGTCAACTACTCCATGAGATAATctacatttgttattttatttaattatagcaAGGCAGATggatttccctgctggctcagatggtaaagcaagGCAGATATTTCATCCTGTCTTCAAATTAGCCAAAGAAACTATGTCTAAGAGAGTTCGGTTAGTTTACTTAGAGTTGCATAGACAGTTAAATGGTAGATTGAAATTAAGTCTGACTCTGAAGCCAGGGTGTGGTCTCCAGACCCACAGGAAAAGCACCAGTCAAAGGCCCTGGCTCAGCCTCCTTCTAGAGATGCTTCTGGCATTAGAGAGGATGTGGGTATTGAAAAGATGGTAAATGTCACGACAGACCACCAAAATGGTCCACCTACCTTAGGTATAGAACAAGGCAATGAGACCAAAGTCTCCTGAAATACCAGAAGAAATGGGTTCTATTACAGGAATACTTGGGTGGCCCAAAGTTTATGATAATCACTGTGCCTTAGCtaaagctgctataacaaattatctgagactgggtggcttaaataacaatTTATATTCTCATGATTCTGGGagctggaagtctaagatcaggaTACCAGCATAGTCCGGTTCTTAATGAAACTCTCTTCTTGGTTTACAAACTGCCAACTTCTTGTTGTGCCCTCACACAATggagagcagaaagagaaggtaAAACCATTTGGTGTCATTTCCAGGGCTCCAAAGAGTTCTGGTAACACAGTCATTTATGTCtcaagaattcagtgagaggcaaggtgagagataagaagtgatttattagaacaGGACGCTTGTAAGGCTTAGAAGCAGACAGGCGAGAAATGCTTCGCCCCAAGAACTTACTACACTACAGCTTTATAATGAAAGGAAAAGCAGGGATGGGGAGAACTTCTTGTTCATTCTTGAGTAGATGTCATGCTTCTATCAGCAGCTTCTCCTCCAGGTTCAGCAGGGGggttttcttgtccctacatggtcaagTTAGGTCCACAAATTAGTGTTTTTCATGCGTTCAGAGAGCATAGCCTATagatcattaacttactgagctcattgggcaggatgtgggtctcatgccaccattgttttattgctTGGGGGCACGTCTCAcgcttctgttgcatggttttgttgctaagcaagcctgcttggctTTGTGGCTAAGCAAACCTGTTTTTTTGGATAATCTTtaattccgtctagtcaaggctatggtttttcctgtggtcatgtatggatgtgagagttggactgtgaagaaggctgaacaccgaagaattgatgtttttgaactgtggtgttggagaagactcttgagagtcccttggactgcaaggagatccaaccagtccattctgaaggagatcagccctgggatttctttggagggaatgatgctaaagctgaaactccagtactttggccacctcatgcgaagagttgactcattggaaaagactctgatgctgggagggattggggacaggagaagaaggggacgacagaggatgagatggctggatggcatcactgactcgacggacatgagtttaagtgaactccgggagttggtgatggacagggaggcctggcctgctgcgattcatggggtcgcaaagagtcggtcacgactgagcgactgaaatgaactgaacccgtatttttttctacttacaatCCCCTAGTGAGAGTCACTATTTAATCACCTcctttgtccctttactctgtccctatcaaAAGCAAGCTTTCCTGCATTTcttcttagtgaaagtgaagtcgctcagtcgtttccgactctttgcgaccccatggactgtagcctactagactcctctgtccatgggattttccaggcaagagtactggggtggtttgccattttcttctccaagggatcttcccgacgcagggatcgaactcaggtctcctgcatcccaggtaagcagatgctttacagtctgagccagtAGGAAGCCTGCCCCCGCTAGGCCCGCCTCCTTCGGCCGGCAGGATTGGCTCTTCCCCTATTTCCGGCTTCTgggacctccctccccaccccgccccaggaGACGGTTTCCGGTGTCATGGCGGCGTGAGGTCCCGGCAGTCAGTGAGGCGGCTGCAGGCCCGTCCCTGCGGAGCCGCTGGTCCGGCAGGCGGGGATGTGACCGCAGGCCCTGCCGGCCTGCCCCGGGCGTCGAGTCAGCTCCGTGTCAGCCCCCTCAGTCCGCACCGATGGCGGGATCCGGCTGCGCGTGGGGCGCGGAGCCGCCGCGGTTTCTGGAAGCCTTCGGGCGGCTGTGGCAGGTACAGAGCCGCCTGGGTAGCGGCTCCTCGGCCTCGGTGTATCGGGTGCGCTGCTGCGGCACACCCGGCTCGCCCCCAGGAGCGCTGAAGCAGTTCCTACCGCCAGGAACCACCGGGGCTGCGGCCTCGGCCGCCGAGTATGGTTTCCGCAAAGAGAGGGCGGCGCTGGAGCAGTTGCAGGGTCACAGGAACATCGGTAATTGCCGCTGTCTCCCTTCTTGTCTTGCCCAGGTCCCAGTTTTAGCGTGCTGTCTCTCAGCCTGGCGTTCCGTCTTCCGTCTTTTAGGCTGGAGAAGTGGGTCTTGTCCTGTACTCATCACCGGGTACAAGGCCGTTTCCCATCCCCCTTTCACTCTGCAGTACGGGGAAGATTGTCTGCTTTGCTcgtagtagatgctcagtaaattctGTTTTGCTTCAGTTCTCATTAGAGAATGTTGCACAGAGAATTGTCTTCTCAAGTGAAAGGAGGTGTATCTTTAGTAGATTGTCATCTCTTGTACGGAAATTTTTGAATCTTTGCACACCAgtgaaaaatgggaaatatttctCGTACTTGTGACGTCAGTACTAATAACTCGTATAGGTTGTTCTTGATACATATTTGGTATGGATTTGGGAGAAATGACTCCTAAATTTTACATAGGTGTTCGTATGGAAGTGTGAAAATTATACATGTGAACTTTATACTTTTAGCCAGGTAAGACCATGTTTCATCATTCAGATATTTAGAATGTAAGATATATAATGATTACTGGTGATTGATCTACGAAAACAGTTTTCATTCTTATTATACCAACAGAGAGCTTGTAATTAGTTATGGCTTTATAAATGTCTTACTTCCCGGCAGACATGATCCATATTTAATTTAAAGAGTGACCTCTTTAATACTGCCATTTAAAGAAGAATGTCTTAATACTagtgttgcttttttttcccttttctttttcaagggTTGCCAAATGGTGTATATAACCTGGCTATTTAGGAGGGAATTTTTTTGGCCTAAGGACTTGATGAATCTCTACAAGATTGTTAAAATGTCATCTTGAATGTCTTAATCTCTCCTTTTAATATTTAGATAATAGAGCGCTATTCTGAATCAGGAAAggattttcagttttgattttccGTGTTGTGACATTTAGGTTAAGAGTACTTAGTATTTGGATTTTTCTTCTGATCAGTTTTGCTTGGCACCCTAAGTGCATATTCACCCATCACTGAGTGCTTGGGAAACAGTTTGAATTATTGTGtcatatttaatatcttttagtAGTAATCTGCTGCTGAAGGTCATCTCAtcttattttgttaaaataacCGAGTTGCCCAAAAATCTTactcatgagaaaaataaatcatagcGGCTTGCTCATTAAAGTTACCCTTCTCTAGACTCCCCCCGATATTTATCTACTTTAATAGTCACTCATTCTGAGTCTGGTTTTTAAACTATtgtaattaatttcttttctagTGACTTTGTATGGAGTCTTCACAATCCACTTCTCTCCAAATGTGCCATCACGCTGTCTGTTGCTTGAACTCCTGGATGTCAGTGTTTCGGAATTGCTTTTATATTCCAGTCACCAGGGTTGTTCCATGTGGATGATACAGCATTGTGCCAGAGATGTTCTAGAGGCCCTTGCTTTTCTTCATCATGAGGGTTATGTCCATGCAGACCTCAAGCCACGTAACATATTGTGGAGTGCCGAGAATGAATGTTTTAAACTCATTGACTTTGGACTTAGCTTCAAAGAAGGCAATCAGGTAAGACATACTTTCTCTCCCGAGCTCCTCAATGgtctaaaacaaatatttttaaataacagaggTGATTTAGTAGAGACTTAAGagatatttggggcttccctgatggctcagatggtaaagcacctgcctgcaatgcagaagacccaggttcaattcctgggtcaggaagatcccctggagaagagaatggctgcccacttcagtattcttgtctggagaattccatgcacagaggaggctggcaggctgcagtccatggggttgcaaagaggcggacacgactgagtgtctaatACGCGTGTTTGAGTCAGGTAGGGAGAGCTAATACAAGACggctctgaaatttttaaaagtactttacaCAGAACACTGTTTTTCTTTGAGCGTTTGGTTAGTTGTTGAATTACTGTTACTGATGTCTTCAGTCTTGGGACTCGAATGGAAGAACTCACATGACAGTTCTGGCAAATGGCCCATTCTCCATAGTTTGTCTGCTCTTTGCAGAGTGTCCTTATTTTTCAGCAGTGCCTCATAGGCAAGAGAGTATCTAAAGAAATGAGCAGTTGTATGGAAAGTGTGCAGCTTGCCTTTGAGAACTGTCCAGTTAATGAACGAAAGAATTATGATCGCCAAGGACTAAAAATTCTGGCATTTAGTGTGACATTGGCTTATCACACATTCTGAGAGGTAAATACACTGTAGAGATGGCTGGAAGGTGGGCAGTTTTTGATTGGTTATAATACTTACTCGTTTTCTTTAGGATGTAAAGTATATTCAGACAGACGGGTATCGGGCTCCGGAAGCAGAACTGCAGAATTGCTTGGCCCAGGCTGGCCTGCAGAGTGATACAGAATGTACCTCAGCTGTTGATCTGTGGAGCCTAGGAATCATTTTACTGGAAATGTTCTCAGGAATGAAATTGAAACATACAGTCAGATCTCAGGAATGGAAGGTAAACTGAACCTGTGTTTTGCTTTCAGGTCCTTAATCCCAGTGTAAGAGTACTCAATTTATAATGATTTTCGTTGAGGTCTCTGATTGCTTTATTGCCTCCATATTCCCCTTACTACCTTTAATGCTACTTACTCCTCAGTCCCATAGCTACAGATGCGCTAGGGAGCATTGCATGCTCACTGTTTTTAGctgaggcctggcatgttgtaagtgcttaataaagTGTTTGAATGAATGCCTTTTCCTGAGGAAGCAAAAGTGGTTTGTTTAGTAAAGTAATTGTATTACATTCTAAAATATTACTAATACAGTAGTATTCTGTGAGGATTGTTAGAATGGATATTGGTTATTTACACGTGAAAACCTGGGGGCACGAATATGTAAAACCAGTAGCTCAAGGTCATACAACTGGATGTTCTGCCCCTCGTAGTCAGAAGTTCAGTGTTCTGTCCACAGTTCCACGCTGCTTCCTATTTGTGCTCTATATGTGAACTGTCCTGAGAAAGTGACTGCTGCTTATAACATTGTTTGCTTGGGAACATGGGTTGTAAGTTCCAACTGACATAGGAATTTACTTTGTGCATATTTGTGAGTTAagaattttttcaaatgtattggGGCTTGAATGTTGTGGTGGTATCAGTCTCTTTTAGACTAGGTGTTTGAAAAGCAATACAGTGTTTAGGAATTACTGATTTTGATAAGAAGcaagtatttttttaagcatATAATACTTAGTGTGTGGCTGCTACagagttttatttctcttaaacCCCTAGTCATCTAGGTCTGTTGAAACAGTTCTTGGAAGGAATACTTTAATAGGCTAGTAGTTGTACCTtacatttggcaaaaaaaaatgctgctattGGAGTAAAACCAGTATCACTCTTTGTCATTAGTACCTGCACACAGTCCAGTGTACTTTGGGGGTACTTTCTCTAGTGCTTATACAGATAAACACATCAATTTCCTGCATTAGGCTTGACTCACTTTGAATTCTTTGGACTTTTTCTGCTTAGGACAGGGCCAGTTAGAATTAGATCACATTCAGTGATCTAGTTAATTATTAACTtaggcatttaattttttttcttttttgatgaaatTTAGAGGCTGATGTGTATTAAAGCAGTCCCCACTATTTGCCCCCTAGATAAAAATATCATTCTGTATTTTATCACTTTCTGTGGAGGCACAATTACCAAATATGAGCTTAGGCTCTGAAGTTAAATCTCTAGGGTTTATATCTTCCCTTCACCTCTAAGTGACTTATTTAGGTTTACTAAACTGTGGTTTACTTTCAGTAAAATGATGATAAGGGTGTTGAAATGATATCTAATTCTTAGCATCGTGTGTGGCCTGTGGTAAGTATTGACACTTGGTGGTGATGATAAATTGAGTGTTTTGACTCATGTACACCTTCCATAGTGCTCCTGGAGAAAACGTAATGCTCCACAAGGATTTAGGTGTGAATAATGTGACAGGCGCAACTTTAAAATTCTGCCCTGGTTTCTCCTTGATAGTTGATTTTATTCCATCTGAAAACCAATTGAGGACTCATTATGAGGACACTCTGACTCACCTAGCACAcgtttattttctcagtttgcGTTAAATTACGTTTCTGTGTGGTTGCTtggtatttgtttctttattcattcacctagtAAATGTTCACACAGTGTTAGATACTGAGAATGGAGAAAAAATTCCTcttctctagaagttttataataaTGTATGCAATCTCCTTCGTAAAGATTATAATCTTTTAGAAGAGAGTGTTTTCTGTTATATTTAACTTATCAAACTGTTCAGTGCTGTGTGCCTAGTACTCAACAAATAAGGACTGAACTGGATAACCAAAGAAggacttttctgtctttttaggCAAATAGTTCTGCTATTATTGATCACATATTTGCCAGTAAAGCAGTGGTGAATGCCGCAATTCCAGCCTATCACCTAAGAGACCTTATCAAAAGGTACATTACATGTACTTTAAACTTGCTTTTTTTCCTGAAgggatttatattattttctggtTTGCTTAGTCATGTACAGGTTTTGCTTCCTTAGAATTAAAAATCTTTAGATATTCTATACAGACTGGTTTCTAATAAGAAACAAAGTAGTCAAGTCATTgtagtaaatttattttcaaaagagtGTTCTTTTTTTCATGGCTAGTACCAGGTATCAGGCTCTTACGCTGTTCAGTGGAAGATAGATGACGAGTCACTGTATGTTGGGCCTTCTGTAACGCTGCCAGTTCTGAAAATGGAGAATAGGTGTTTAAAGAGTCTTTACTAACTAAAGACCAAGTTTACTTTGGAACGCCAAAATAATGTTTCatgtaaagtaattatatattatactttaaatAATTACCATTGAAAACTTTGGGGACAGATAGAGTGTTTCGCTTTCACCCATTCCCCGTAGTGGTAACATCTTAAAAATCTGAGTACAATGTCAAGACTGGGAAATTGATATTACAGTACATAGAACTCAGATCTCACCAGTTTTACGTGTAcatatttgtgtgtctgtgtgtatgttttacaAATTACAGTAGTTTTAAGCAGCTGCTAGTAGCTGATACTAGATATTGCATGTTGCATTTTACATTGAAAAGAGGCAGTGTAAAATTACATTATAGATTCTAGGATAGAAGTCAAATTATATCATGGATTCTAAGATAGACTTAGAAGTCTCAGTTTTAGCATTGACTTTGTCATTTAGCttgagagttttttttgtttttaatgataactttattctttttctttctgcaacTAATACTAGATTTGGAAGCTATAAAAAATTGTGATGAGAAATTATAAGCTCATTTTCTAGTGTTAGCactttgctctatttcttttcagtattttccttCGTATTTTGTTGTGTATGCATGCAAATCATTCAGACCTTTCTTTTTTTAGACTAAAacataaatactgaaaaaaaatgcatagcTTAGTGAATACTTAGGAATATTATTATATCTACCATTTAGGTTGAGAAATAGAACTTTACCAGCCACTGTAGAAGTCCTCTGTGTACTCCATCCCAATTGCAAGCCCCTTCTTCCTCCTTAAAGAACCGCTGCCCTGATTTCATGGTTATTACTTCCTTGTTTTTATTATAGTTCTGTTACCTAAGTGTGCATCCCTAAATACTATAGTTTAATGTTGCTCTTCTGTTAAGAacacttttaagtttcatttactTTAAAAGGTCCCTTTCCATCTCCTACCCTCCTTTTCCCTTGTTTATTTGTTGAACAG
This region includes:
- the UHMK1 gene encoding serine/threonine-protein kinase Kist isoform X2, yielding MAGSGCAWGAEPPRFLEAFGRLWQVQSRLGSGSSASVYRVRCCGTPGSPPGALKQFLPPGTTGAAASAAEYGFRKERAALEQLQGHRNIVTLYGVFTIHFSPNVPSRCLLLELLDVSVSELLLYSSHQGCSMWMIQHCARDVLEALAFLHHEGYVHADLKPRNILWSAENECFKLIDFGLSFKEGNQDVKYIQTDGYRAPEAELQNCLAQAGLQSDTECTSAVDLWSLGIILLEMFSGMKLKHTVRSQEWKANSSAIIDHIFASKAVVNAAIPAYHLRDLIKSMLHDDPSRRIPAEMALCSPFFSIPFDVVEDVKEECQKYGPVVSLLVPKENPGRGQVFVEYANAGDSKAAQKLLTGRMFDGKFVVATFYPLSAYKRGYLYQTLL
- the UHMK1 gene encoding serine/threonine-protein kinase Kist isoform X1, with amino-acid sequence MAGSGCAWGAEPPRFLEAFGRLWQVQSRLGSGSSASVYRVRCCGTPGSPPGALKQFLPPGTTGAAASAAEYGFRKERAALEQLQGHRNIVTLYGVFTIHFSPNVPSRCLLLELLDVSVSELLLYSSHQGCSMWMIQHCARDVLEALAFLHHEGYVHADLKPRNILWSAENECFKLIDFGLSFKEGNQDVKYIQTDGYRAPEAELQNCLAQAGLQSDTECTSAVDLWSLGIILLEMFSGMKLKHTVRSQEWKANSSAIIDHIFASKAVVNAAIPAYHLRDLIKSMLHDDPSRRIPAEMALCSPFFSIPFAPHIEDLVMLPTPVLRLLNVLDDDYLENEEEYEDVVEDVKEECQKYGPVVSLLVPKENPGRGQVFVEYANAGDSKAAQKLLTGRMFDGKFVVATFYPLSAYKRGYLYQTLL